Proteins from a single region of Labedella gwakjiensis:
- the moaA gene encoding GTP 3',8-cyclase MoaA, producing MTSIALGIPGIRRAPDARPDTTGRPETDALVDRFGRIARDLRVSITEKCSLRCTYCMPEQGLPAIARKDLLTPDEIARLVEIGARDLGVTDVRFTGGEPLMRADLAEILAKSSAVARGASISLTTNGIGLDKRIDELIAAGLTRINVSLDTVDRDHFARLTRRDRLPAVFAGIDAAKRAGLTPLKINAVLMRDTLAGSADLLAWSLANGVKLRFIEQMPLDADEAWARDNMVDAAELLDVLGSRFTLTEPHRDDPSSPAEEWLVDGGPATVGIIASVTRAFCAACDRTRLTAEGTVRSCLFGDDETDLRGMLRGGADDSEIADRWRAAMWGKQAGHGMASADFVRPTRSMGAIGG from the coding sequence ATGACGAGTATCGCCCTCGGGATCCCGGGAATCCGCCGCGCTCCCGACGCGCGACCGGACACCACGGGCCGCCCGGAGACGGATGCTCTCGTCGACCGCTTCGGCCGCATCGCTCGCGACCTGCGCGTCTCCATCACGGAGAAGTGCTCGCTGCGCTGCACCTATTGCATGCCGGAGCAGGGACTGCCGGCGATCGCTCGGAAGGACCTCCTCACACCGGATGAGATCGCCCGCCTCGTCGAGATCGGCGCACGTGACCTCGGCGTCACCGATGTGCGCTTCACCGGGGGCGAACCGCTCATGCGGGCGGACCTCGCGGAGATCCTCGCGAAGAGCTCGGCCGTCGCCCGCGGGGCGTCCATCTCGCTCACGACGAACGGCATCGGTCTCGACAAGCGGATCGATGAACTCATCGCCGCCGGGCTCACCCGCATCAACGTCTCTCTCGACACCGTCGATCGCGACCACTTCGCCCGGCTGACCCGCCGCGACCGGCTCCCGGCCGTGTTCGCCGGCATCGATGCGGCGAAGCGCGCGGGACTCACACCTCTCAAGATCAATGCGGTGCTCATGCGCGACACCCTCGCGGGATCGGCCGACCTGCTCGCGTGGTCGCTCGCGAACGGCGTCAAGCTGCGCTTCATCGAGCAGATGCCCCTCGACGCCGATGAGGCGTGGGCACGCGACAACATGGTCGACGCGGCTGAGCTCCTCGACGTCCTCGGATCCCGCTTCACGCTCACCGAGCCGCACCGCGACGACCCCTCGTCCCCGGCCGAGGAGTGGCTCGTGGACGGCGGTCCGGCCACTGTCGGCATCATCGCCTCCGTGACGCGCGCGTTCTGCGCCGCGTGCGACCGCACGCGCCTGACCGCCGAGGGCACGGTGCGCTCCTGCCTCTTCGGCGACGACGAGACGGATCTCCGCGGGATGCTGCGCGGCGGGGCGGACGACAGCGAGATCGCCGATCGCTGGCGGGCCGCCATGTGGGGCAAGCAAGCCGGACACGGCATGGCCTCGGCGGACTTCGTCCGTCCGACCCGCAGCATGGGAGCGATCGGTGGCTGA
- a CDS encoding MoaD/ThiS family protein, with protein sequence MATVTVRYFAAAAEAAGVEEEPIHGPRTVGELRALLVERYGDAMARVLASGSFLVDGVVRRDDARPLGARVDVLPPFAGG encoded by the coding sequence ATCGCGACCGTGACCGTGCGCTACTTCGCTGCGGCGGCCGAGGCTGCGGGTGTCGAGGAGGAACCGATCCACGGGCCGCGCACTGTCGGCGAACTCCGGGCGCTCCTCGTGGAACGGTACGGCGACGCGATGGCACGCGTGCTCGCCTCCGGTTCGTTCCTCGTCGACGGGGTCGTGCGCCGCGACGATGCGCGTCCCCTCGGGGCACGCGTCGACGTGCTCCCGCCCTTCGCCGGCGGCTGA
- a CDS encoding molybdenum cofactor biosynthesis protein MoaE encodes MSDAAAPFAGLDLISERDIDASAVEAAVLTDHDGALVTFRGIVRNHDHGESVSALDYQAHPDAARFMAECCETIARETGVRVVAVHRVGALVVGDTALVAAAAAAHRHEAFDACERLVDLIKTSVPIWKRQHLAEGTTEWVGL; translated from the coding sequence GTGACGCGGCGGCCCCCTTCGCGGGCCTCGACCTCATCAGCGAGCGAGACATCGACGCTTCGGCGGTCGAGGCCGCCGTGCTCACCGACCACGACGGCGCCCTCGTCACGTTCCGCGGCATCGTGCGCAACCACGATCACGGCGAGTCCGTCTCGGCGCTCGACTACCAGGCGCACCCCGACGCCGCCCGCTTCATGGCCGAGTGCTGCGAGACGATCGCGCGCGAGACGGGCGTCCGTGTCGTCGCCGTCCATCGGGTCGGTGCACTCGTCGTGGGCGATACGGCCCTCGTCGCGGCCGCCGCCGCCGCGCACCGCCACGAGGCGTTCGACGCATGCGAGCGCCTCGTCGACCTCATCAAGACGAGCGTGCCCATCTGGAAGCGCCAGCACCTCGCCGAGGGCACGACGGAGTGGGTCGGGCTCTAG